The following DNA comes from Pseudophryne corroboree isolate aPseCor3 chromosome 8, aPseCor3.hap2, whole genome shotgun sequence.
attatcgaaagtgataggggtacccattttacaggtgatgtctttcaaggaatgtgtaaattgatgggaattgatagcaagctgcacactccataccgtccacaggcgagtgcaaaagtggaaagagtgaacagcactattaaaaataaactgagtaaagtgatggcagagacaggattgacatggccagaagctttacccattgtactgtacagcatcagaaccactcccaggtcccctcttaatctgtctccctttgaaatcttgtttggtcgacaaccgcatgttatgattaaccctcaggatgatttgaagtgtaacaatgaagtgactgtaaaatacttgattaacatgagtaaacagttaaggaatcaaaatgataatctgaagttggtgattcctgatttaccagatagtaattgtcatgacattgaacctggggattatgtaatgatacggaattttctacgctcaggtggccttattgacagatgggaaggaccataccaggtcttattgactagcactacagcattgaaggttgctgagagagagacttgggttcattcgtcccactgtaagaaggttgctgatccagagaggtcccgtgataaggaacagacggtagaggttgtatcacttgagtgtctgttccaggaggattgaggcggcacctgagcattgaaaatcacaagaccaaaagcagttgtcgatcccctgttcccttttattgtttttctccaacttcccatcccctctccctcaaattattttttcccccttctcattcttctccgtttcctcctacaagatggacttgccccaagagactgtgatccggattttcctgttgaccatgatgttgaccagagcagtctgttccggcgagagtaccatggaggtcgagagaggttctggaatgggttctgatgataaagatggaggcgtaattttccaagaacaacttaaccaacaagtaaaggcgagtatcagaaaacgatccgatagcattgacaatagaaggaattgtgaaggattgttagctgaagaaaactgtatctgtaggctctgtgacaacttagtggaggatgggtgcattaagaaatgccaatccagttttaatatccatatggaccggcatccattgagtgactataactccttagtgggtagtgtgttaaataaaacagattgttgggtatgctctcaagtacctcaaggtcatagcaaatcagggctagtaccatttcctttaacgttaggggaggtacttgagttaagtggtgggagaccggtggacaggaggtttaatatctccagccctcctagtttgaagctccaccaataccatgtggataggtccctattatgttttaacatctccaatccccgaaagccaggaaattgggaagtatcatggagtaaccaaaccatgaccttttcgcatagagcagatagaatgcctacagatacagagcttatacgccacatagccagtagaggaaaatctttccgatataggtataccttaggaaataggattacgagagttggagaggtatcaccaggatactgtgcacatatcgtacaacctgatacgtgtactaagcagatggaagaattagggttaggagatttcacatggaaggtgtgtaatatggttatgtcctactccgtcccatatgttctccccgatgatgcatatttcatatgcgggagaaaggcgtataagtggcttgccccaaactctgaaggattgtgttatattggaaaagtactgcctgaagtaatgactgtatcacatgacaaaatgaaagacatacaccgtgttgcccaaactccttatactcacacccattacgagcacgtagttaaacggcacctgatagaaagaacagagcatccggcctctgacatgatccatgaatccaccgggattcagtttctaatcgcgttagacatcactcgcaccgccagaggagtgttgaattataaatacatatctgcgcttgcaaatttgttagataatatcactgaaatgtatgataacacgtttaggtatactggaagagaacttcaagcttataaaacagaactggtacagcatagaatggttcttaattacctcacagcagtaacaggcggatattgtgtcacactggcaacacaatacggcgtgaaatgttgcacatatattacgaatagcaccgaggacccggtcgaggtcatagaccaaaagatggtcgatattctccaactgaagtgggaatttcgcaggagacacaatctcactctcactgctgtaggtaatgagctgactggttgggtgtcatggttgaacccgcgaaattggttctctggtttaggagactgggctcaaggagtcataatggatgttgggaagtttcttctatgtatcttaggtgttgtcatatcaattggtttgatatttagatgcggtcaggctttaatgaagtgcaatcgtcgtactagggtaatgagtctgaggagtgaggaaactgtaattccaatggatttgatttatgacccaaatgtagaaacaatgatgtgatgaaaatgcgatttctacggtccgtttctttcacctgtttttccgtttcctccaaggtaaaaagacccacttggacgaggaatttgatgagccgatatacagacaacagatggattaaagaagaagctttgacaacctgatacacagatttttgatgaactttgccatagatccccagtttccctagaaattttaaaattacgctagcccaacacttttgtaaatctatggacattgacaaagcttttgctcgcaccttatgggcaaaagcacaaagaagactgcattcaacagacaccgaacaagacttcaaccgacaaatgttcatttacctgacatagaataccactgcatttaccgtaattatgtcttttcttcatctctacaaccctcaggtaatgacacacatagtcgatagggaatacaggcacagatatcagcaatcacatattcccccattcatgtatcatcaactaaaatgtgctcccccattttgttacaaccaaaagccgaaaagagctcggtaaagtttgacagcccatccacagacccgtaccacgggataagaagggattcaaatgtatacttcgcaatgcctcgaagcttgatgtacaacacgtacggcacgatgatacatgacccccccaaacatggattcatacacacatgcttctactatctcactaggtcataccctcttcacaccttctccactctcctcccttacccaaccatggaaatgtattaacccctgacatatatttttctctttttgaaatgttttagaaggtggcagttattgttgactgccaaagggtggactgtcaaagtcagaaaaatatctctatacacactgccatatttgcacctcatacacgtccgcgctgcgcatgcgtacgctctcccgtgcgtgcgcatactcacagtcgcgggcacccgcaggcgcacggtatgcggatttacggtagagtttatgtgatcgtagcgtgcgactcaatcgttacatattttaactatataatgtattttgtaaatcatggtccctttgatagattctcaaagtttagttaatatagcatgttcctggacagagggatccctctttgtattgtacgaagggtctaacaggagtcatacagtggtgtttagtacccatcggaagagtatttaattagcaatattccggtgttggtttggagcggattaatcgctcgtgcgaatagttatggacataagaagtttatgtccatttactattatttgctcttacttagccatgcggcgggaaacccagtatcccacccacctgagctgttggaaatcgtcacagcccacctgtatgaatcaacctatgaccttttgttataatgcgaagccgaattcctgtgtccaatgaacaatgagattgtagggaccattgaattgtattgtgtgtggggcataaatagacaagccgatcatatccagctcactcttcaacggttatcattgctgaaaatcgggagctggatgtccagaggcgcatgcgatcgttccccttgtgcgtaagtgtttctccgcaaccatattgttcttactgttattgtgagccatttctctctctctctcttctcctctttctctcttattttcccttaaaacataattgtattgtattgtatttcctgtgtagttatctggttaggtagtctatgttatattgtagtgtatgacttgtattgtgttaattcttttgcaagtatatcattcataatatatatatattaggcgttggaccctaagcccaggtatctgtgtatttcttatagtgtttagtattctcagagcgtcggtgacgctcgaacagcatttgagttaataaggttacactaggttgcatctacaccctatttctacactaaggttttacagcatattacatagtttatggtttagatataaaggtttaacattgtgagcgtcagcgccgctggtgatctcctcgtggtcccgagcgtccgctacgctatagcgaatcattacgttagacggcagtcaatagcgtgcctgcctgtgatctcttggccgtgagcgaacgtgacgcttgagcgtctcgactacggctaagcgattgctacgcaacgagcgtacccttacggtactccatacgtgaatagcgtacagtgttcttagacttcataaagggttttatataagataaatatttagctttatcatcttCAAATGTAAAGAACATGGTACTACAACAAACCTGACAAGAGTGGGCCAGCCTCCAAAACTCACAGGCCAGGCAAGGAGggaattaatcagagaggcagaacAGAGAGTTGAATGagttgcagagttccacagcagagactggtgtatctgcgcatgtgaccacaataagccgtacactccatagagctgggctttatggaagagtggccagaaaaaagccattatctAGTGTTAAAtataagaaggcatgttttgagtttgctaaaaggcatgtggacaactccccaaatgtatggaagaaggtgctctggtcagatgagactaaaattaaacttttcggccaccaaggaaaacgatatgtctggcacaaacccaacacatctcATCACCCCAAGaaaaccatccccacagtgaaacatggtggtggcagcatcatgctgtggggatgttttacagcagcagggactgggaaactgtttcaagtgatggatggtgctaaatacagggatattcttgagcaaaacctgtttcagtctgcctgtgatttgagacagggacagaggttcaccttccagcaggacaatgacccaaagcatactgctaatgCAACACTTGAGTggcttaaggggaaacatttaaatgaattagaatggcctagtcaaagcccagatctcaatccaattgagaatctgtggtcagactttgctgtttacaagcggaaaccatccaacatgaaagagctggagcagttttgccttgaggaatgggcaaaaatcccagtggcaagatgtggcaagctcatagagacttatccaaagcgacttgcagctgtaattgccgcaaaaggtggctctacaaagtactgactttaggggggtgaatagtcatgcacactgaagttttctgtcattttgtcctatttgttgtttgcttcacaataaaaataaaaaagcatcttcaaagttgtagtcaTGTTCTgtaaatgaaatgatgcaaaccttcaaacaatccattttaattccaggttgggaggcaacaaaacatgaacaatgcaaaggggggtgaatattttagcaaggcactgtatatgacCAGAGAAATAAGAGAAAAGCCTTGAgttgccctaaagtggtgcactaTTACAAATATTATTAAGATGTAAGTTTTAATAATTAATTAATCAAATAAAATCCAGCAAATATTAGATAAAAATAGGATAAGTGAAAAGAAGAGGAAAAGTCACTAAAATTGATCTACTCTGTGCACTGAGTGAATAATTTTGTGGATACTAAAGTATCAGTGCAGTACAGCGTGACCAAAGTAATATAAGACAATAAAGTAAGGTTGTATATGAGCACTAGTCAGAATAACAGGCACTAACGAATGGGACACAATTTTCATGATCTCATGACTAGATTCAATATGCATTCAAGTGGCACTCAGTGCACAGAGTAGAACAATTTGAATCACCTTTCCTCTTCTTTTCACTTATCCTATTTTTatctaatattcgctggtttttatTCGATGCGTTAATGATTAAAACTTACGTCTTAATAATATTTGTAATAGTGCAACACTTTAGGGCAATTAAAGTGTTTTCTCTTATTTCTCTGCTCTGTCAGCATTAGCCCCCTGCCAACTCTATCACTGGCTCTCCATCCACTTCAGAATACAGTTCAACTCCTCACCGGCTAATATAATGCCCTTAATCACTCTTCTCCCtcctacgggtgtagtatggtatgccggcggtcgggctcccggcgaccagcataccggccccgggagccagaccgccggcataccgaccgccggcataccgacagtgtggcgagcgcaaatgagccccttgcgggctcgctgcactcaccatgttgcgggcacggtggcgcgctacgcacgccacgctattttattctccctccaggggggtcgtggacccccacgagggagaataagtgtcggtatgccggctgtcgggattcctgcgccgggatcccaagagctggcatactgaagaccaccccctcctACATCTATATCCTAATTTCTGtgcactctcctccctgtccttcCTGCTTTTCCACCATTTGCCACCTCACCTCAGCTCTGCTAACCTCCCCTGCAGCAAAAATGTCTCTCTTGCTGCAGCACTGCTCTGAAACTCACTCCCTTTCCATGTTAGATTCTCTATCAGTATCCACATCTTGAAACAAATCTTCAAGACTCACGTATTCAGCACAGTCTCTATGCCCATCTAATATCTATTCCACTAAATCACTCAGTTCACGCTTCTGCTTATATCCTTGTCTCTTTAACTGTAAATCCTCATGGGCCGGTCTCTGTTCCCTCTTTTTCTCCTCCATTCCACAAGTGCACATTTGTGTGTCTCCCCTGTCTCCTGTCTGTGACTTGTTAGCCACACCTACATTGAGTTGTGGTTTACTTATTACGCCACCTTTCCTCATACAACTTATCCCTACTTGTTTTAAATAGCCATAGTAAGTCTTTCTACCCTACCCTACCCTACCCTTCACTTCATTTCAAACTTAATTCCCCTTGACTCCACCCTTCATTTGGTTACATCATTATGGTATTTGATATCCTACAGTATGTCATGCCAAGTATTGATGTACAATTATGTTGATTAATTTTATAAGGTGCTGCAGAAATCTTGTGGCACCAaatacataaaggataataatagttgTTTAGTAACTTTTATTTCTCAGTCTCTGCATTTGTAACCCAGCATGCATAAGCTGCACCTTGGTGAATCTTGATTTATTGTGTAGGCAACATCCTTTTCAATGCTGATTTCACATCTTTATTTTTTAGGCTGTAGATCAGTGGATTCGGCAATGGCACAGCTACTGTGTTGAACAGGGCGAAAAATTTATTTGACTTTAAGGAATCTGCTGAAGTAGGTCTGAAGTACTGGAAGATAAGTGTTCCATAGAGAAGGTTGACAACTGTGAGGTGTGAAGAACATGTGTAGAAGGCCTTATGTCTTCCAATACTAGATTGGATTTGTACTATAGAAACAATAATAAAGATGTAGGAGATGAATGTAAGAATAAAAGGAGTGACACTTCCAAGAAAACCCCCTTCAATTAGGATATAGAGTTGTAGAAGAGAAGTGTTACTACAAGAGATCTTCATCACTGGGACAATGTCACAGAAGAAGTGATTAATTTCATTAGTTCTATAACAAGTAAAGCCAGATAATGTAGAAATGCTAGGAATTAGTTCTATGAATCCAGTTGACCAGCAGGAAATGGCCAAAAGGGCACAGGCCCGATGGCTCATCACGATTGGATAATTCAAAGGCTTACAAATGGCCACATAGCGATCATAACTCATTGCTGTCAGTATGAGTAACTCATCACATGTCaaagataaaaatataaaaacctgTGTCATACAGTTAAAAAATGATACCGTGTTATCACCAGACATAAAAGTAATAAGAATCTTATGTAAGGCAAGGGTGATTGTAGACATATCTAGGGCAGATAAGTTGGCCAGGAAGAAGTACATAGGAGTGTGAAGGTGATGGTCCAGGCAGATGAGAATAAATATTGCCAAGTTACCACCAAGAGTGATGAGGTAAATCAGGAGAACCATTAGGAAGATTGGAACCTGTAGTTCTGGGATATCTGAAATCCCTTTAATAATGAAGTATGTCACCAAGGTCTGATTTGCCAGCTGCATATTATATAAAATACTCTACATTTAAAAAGGAGATAATTCAACACATTTCAACACATTTAATAATTTTGACTATTAATAATAATGCAAAACAAACTTACTGTAATATAAATCTCAcaggaaatataattttttttatcctTGAAGAAATGATGCCGAATAAATAATTTGACAAAGGGTATATATTTTGCTCCATATAATATAACAAGTTTAGAGTCACAAAAGTAATTCAGCATCTTAAATAAAGCATATTGATTGTAAAACGTAATGAATAAACAAGTTAAGAACACTAAAATGTAGAACTAAATTATTTGTTATGAAGTTAAAACAGGGATATAAAGCAGCCTTTTGGTTTAAATAGGATAGTAACAATATATATTATAGAAAATTATGGTATTTTTTTTTGTGTTCTGTTGCACTCATCATTCTACTGAAActgaatttttattaaaaaaacctgATAACATGAGAAATAGCCACTAACAGTATCAATTTATTGCCACTTATTCACTAACTCATTAGAGTTGTAAAACTGTgagaataaaaatgaaataaaatggaTAAGTTGGGAAAAATATATACTATTTTCCAAATTCACCAAACACAATCATTTTgacaattatttttttaaatttgcccTAAACTTCATGtaaaactttaatttttatttttcgAAAAACCACAAATACATGGATTAAAAAAGTTTAATTTACTTTGAATGACCATGCAttctaataaatattttttttacttataTACAGTAGGTGATATCTCCAGTATACCACATGTCTTCCAAcaccttttatatacagtatgactAGATATCTTTCTAGAGTGGAGAacttgtacaatatatatatatatatatatatatatatatacatacatacacacacacacacacacacacacacacacacacatacagtacatactatatatatatatatatatatatatatatacacagttcacCATAgaaaagatggcactcagagacttgtatagTAAACCATAAGTGATGTATTGAACGATCAGCATTTCGGGGTACAACCTCCTTTGCCAATATCACACCaagcaaaatatatataaaatgtgcggCCAGTTCTGACATCTCTAATGCCAAGTATGAGTGAGCACTATCGGGACACAAATACAAAAATGAATGGGAAATACTGTATACAAGGTTCAATAGTAAGATACACTAAATTAGTAATTCaaaaaatattaattttttttacacttgtacaaaataataaaaaaaccctGCTATGCTACAAAtgtcaaataaaaaaaatgtaacagTAAAATGcaaaataagaataaaataaaatatcctAAGCAAGTTAATCACATGAACTGATTTACCTGTATGGATACCATATACAAAGTAATTGCATGTAATTGTAATGTAATTGCATTTATCATATGATTTTCATATGATTTTCTTCTGTTTCTGTGAAACTATTGTGATAGACACTGATGGAGTAAGCTGTATTTCAGAAATACTTAATCTACAAATGTAAAGTT
Coding sequences within:
- the LOC134949907 gene encoding olfactory receptor 8D1-like; translated protein: MQLANQTLVTYFIIKGISDIPELQVPIFLMVLLIYLITLGGNLAIFILICLDHHLHTPMYFFLANLSALDMSTITLALHKILITFMSGDNTVSFFNCMTQVFIFLSLTCDELLILTAMSYDRYVAICKPLNYPIVMSHRACALLAISCWSTGFIELIPSISTLSGFTCYRTNEINHFFCDIVPVMKISCSNTSLLQLYILIEGGFLGSVTPFILTFISYIFIIVSIVQIQSSIGRHKAFYTCSSHLTVVNLLYGTLIFQYFRPTSADSLKSNKFFALFNTVAVPLPNPLIYSLKNKDVKSALKRMLPTQ